The genomic interval AATACTGATTTGTTACAGATTCAAGAGTCCTTTCTCTTTCCAACACATCTCTTTGTATGCGTCGTATTATGCGTACATCAGGATCGGCATCAACGAAAATTTTGATATCAAACATATTTCTTAGCTCTTCATCGTAAAAGAGGAGTATTCCCTCCACGATAACTATTGGAGTTGGACAGAGGTGTATCTTTGCTTCTGTTCTTTTGTACATATCGAACGAATATACAGGGGTCTCTATGCACTTGCCTTTTTTCAATGTTCTTAGTTGTTTCTTTAAAAGTTCTAAATCAAAGGCATTCGGGTGGTCATAATTGATTTTTTTTCTTTGT from Caldisericota bacterium carries:
- the udk gene encoding uridine kinase — protein: MKAQKTSWPKFIGVAGGTGSGKTTISEIIQKSFGKEKAAITTMDSYYKDFPELSLTQRKKINYDHPNAFDLELLKKQLRTLKKGKCIETPVYSFDMYKRTEAKIHLCPTPIVIVEGILLFYDEELRNMFDIKIFVDADPDVRIIRRIQRDVLERERTLESVTNQYLTTVRPMHIQFVEPTKRFADLIIPRGGHNKIAMDIIISKIKSLLKEYNKKKN